A single Methanocaldococcus bathoardescens DNA region contains:
- a CDS encoding 60S ribosomal export protein NMD3, with the protein MKIRGFCYRCGVEDELIEGLCPICYAQEHPLIEVSERVEIEVCHMCGSYKRKIWQTPKSEEAFEILNEIAYYATKDAIKKKSVMVEVEIYPEVTQLPGGKRSKLIIPVHIVAKGRLPGEKEDRVYEKDIEVHLRMVQCPRCSRFMSNYYEATLQVRAMNRYLTEEEREELDNFVREELAKRLKKDRMAFIAKFIPQKEGLDYQLGSVGAARNVAQKIKERYGGKITETATLVGVDRDSGRELYRVTVSVRIPEYKVGDVVEYNDKYYLVTAITEDKVYMKSIDYKREKIGLAWHIAEKETKMAKKKDELDTATVIATTPNIMVMDDKSYEVYEFDNIGDLEIKEGDKVKIFKKEGVSYLVNKVEEKDKQ; encoded by the coding sequence ATGAAGATTAGAGGATTCTGTTACAGATGTGGAGTAGAGGATGAGCTTATAGAAGGACTCTGTCCAATTTGCTATGCTCAAGAACATCCATTAATTGAAGTTTCAGAGAGGGTTGAGATAGAAGTTTGTCATATGTGTGGTTCTTACAAAAGAAAAATTTGGCAAACGCCTAAGAGTGAAGAAGCATTTGAGATATTAAACGAAATTGCCTACTACGCCACAAAAGATGCCATTAAAAAGAAAAGTGTCATGGTTGAAGTTGAGATTTATCCTGAAGTTACCCAACTTCCTGGAGGAAAGAGGAGTAAGTTAATTATTCCAGTGCATATTGTAGCTAAGGGAAGATTGCCAGGAGAGAAAGAAGATAGAGTTTATGAAAAAGATATTGAAGTGCATTTAAGGATGGTTCAATGTCCAAGATGTTCAAGATTTATGTCTAACTACTATGAGGCAACCTTACAAGTTAGAGCTATGAATAGGTATTTAACTGAAGAAGAGAGAGAAGAGTTGGATAACTTTGTTAGAGAAGAGTTGGCTAAAAGACTAAAAAAGGATAGAATGGCATTTATAGCAAAATTTATCCCGCAAAAAGAGGGATTAGATTATCAACTCGGTTCAGTTGGAGCTGCAAGAAATGTTGCTCAAAAAATTAAAGAGAGATATGGAGGAAAGATTACAGAAACAGCAACATTAGTTGGAGTTGATAGAGATAGTGGGAGAGAACTTTATAGAGTCACCGTCTCTGTAAGAATTCCTGAATATAAAGTTGGAGATGTTGTAGAATATAACGACAAATACTACTTAGTTACTGCAATAACTGAAGACAAAGTTTATATGAAATCTATCGATTATAAAAGAGAAAAAATTGGCTTAGCTTGGCATATAGCAGAGAAAGAGACAAAAATGGCTAAAAAGAAGGATGAGTTGGATACTGCAACAGTTATAGCAACAACACCAAACATCATGGTTATGGATGATAAGAGCTATGAAGTTTATGAGTTTGATAATATTGGAGATTTGGAGATTAAAGAAGGGGATAAAGTTAAGATATTTAAAAAAGAAGGTGTGTCTTATTTGGTAAATAAAGTAGAAGAAAAGGATAAACAATGA
- a CDS encoding SAM hydrolase/SAM-dependent halogenase family protein, with amino-acid sequence MEITDIITLTTDFGTNEGYVGAMKGRILDILKKHNKDAKIFDICHEIKPFNIYHGAYVLLTAIPYFPPSVHVAVIDPTVGSERNSIVIETKNGHYLVGPDNGLFTYVSEKLGIKRIIKIDESKYLPSSTFHGRDVYAVVGAEILINGSYDGEELEDIVKLDTEKKKVIHIDRFGNIITNIRADEIDFNIYDEVSIKIKTKNGDKLIKCKFVKSYFEGGNNFICLINSEGFLEISKFMDNASKLLDVDYLDEIEIIG; translated from the coding sequence ATGGAAATTACGGATATTATTACCTTAACTACTGATTTTGGAACTAATGAAGGATATGTTGGGGCAATGAAAGGTAGAATTTTAGATATTTTAAAAAAACATAATAAAGATGCAAAAATATTTGATATTTGCCATGAAATAAAGCCATTTAATATATACCACGGTGCTTATGTTTTATTAACAGCTATTCCATACTTTCCACCATCGGTTCATGTTGCAGTTATAGACCCAACGGTTGGTAGTGAAAGGAATTCAATAGTTATTGAAACAAAAAATGGGCATTATTTGGTTGGGCCTGATAATGGATTATTCACCTATGTATCTGAAAAATTAGGGATAAAGAGAATCATTAAAATTGACGAAAGTAAATATCTTCCATCTTCAACATTTCATGGAAGAGATGTATATGCGGTTGTAGGGGCTGAGATTTTAATTAATGGTAGCTATGATGGGGAAGAATTAGAGGACATAGTTAAATTAGATACTGAAAAAAAGAAGGTTATACATATAGACAGATTTGGGAATATAATAACCAATATTAGAGCTGATGAAATTGATTTTAATATTTACGATGAAGTTTCAATTAAAATAAAAACGAAAAATGGAGATAAGTTAATTAAATGTAAGTTTGTTAAATCATACTTTGAAGGAGGAAATAACTTTATATGCTTAATAAATAGTGAAGGGTTCTTAGAAATCTCTAAGTTTATGGATAATGCCTCAAAGCTATTAGATGTTGATTATTTAGATGAAATTGAGATTATAGGATAA
- a CDS encoding alpha-(1->3)-arabinofuranosyltransferase domain-containing protein yields the protein MKNFILIMLFFLAFFSCYYLDSSINYVALGDPPQSLVLNPSLEFKDYFYKWQETNFGGSWFPMFLSGRCLLALFVKYFEILFPPKFISLFIIFGSLVFSSVGFYKLIRDFYLKEYNIINTVLIASIFYGANLHLCIEISHFFFLLIPYILTPWILYYSFKYITSKKSKYLITTSFLLSFFGLAPNPPTVIISLIIIVWTILTFKFINKWSFKELLTKGIKIASLSFLLSFWWILPILTYKLYFTNQFIKTLHMELFYSGNSTLLNVFHLSGYWELFIIHYRMKVFYFSDILWKIRPVLIILSALIIFGAFIYYKTTNNRKDKIILLSYFILFLFGLLLAQGYHPTSIIKDIYFYLITHSPFFGTFRNNYKWVAILAFCYSIFIPYAYLGYKNLLNKLTNNQKIRKTLPYLIIILFLLTSSFPIWTGTLINHYFEGIPQESYEVSNYLNGQIKEDYGKVMIMPGTWLSYYKWGYYSTNRPIFVSFIEDRSALIYRYGGEPPLSWYGKELVDDMLYRRFFEFNISTLKNLGIKYILIDRTLDTRLGKEALPTADVERIEEHLKKKGFKLIYKGKNYSVYKLPNASSSLIWIPSKIYYINGSLTTNDKFILINTFDIRKVAIVNSKSSINKINFTKKNETYVIDITNQNLGRFRYGTWPWVYKEDKISVSQSNNSLDINLSLHEKYSVGQVGIEFYNPIDLSNSIVKVRIKPDKPLYNLGLQVFLMDENKLWTHQPPLYLDNFENTSKIYEINLSLDDVTDINKRKIKWIQIGFENRNDYPVNWTLKLDKDINIEKEILLIDMKNNNNETKIFNNYKLNYTKINPTLWKVQVNATKPFMLSFAESYDPLWEARIYKDGKLVEKVSPVPLYGVINGFYINETGNLKIVIRYKPQDWFEIGLATSGITFLACITYLFYDWRREKRSRGKST from the coding sequence ATGAAGAATTTTATATTAATCATGCTTTTCTTTTTAGCATTTTTTAGTTGTTATTATTTAGATAGTAGTATAAATTATGTCGCTTTGGGTGACCCTCCGCAAAGTTTAGTTTTAAATCCTTCATTAGAATTTAAGGATTATTTCTATAAATGGCAGGAAACTAACTTTGGTGGTTCTTGGTTTCCAATGTTTCTTTCTGGAAGATGTTTATTAGCATTATTTGTTAAATACTTTGAAATTTTATTCCCTCCTAAATTTATATCTCTATTTATTATATTTGGCTCTTTAGTATTTTCATCCGTAGGATTTTATAAATTAATTAGGGATTTCTATCTAAAAGAATATAATATTATAAATACAGTCTTAATCGCCTCAATATTTTATGGAGCAAATTTACATTTGTGTATTGAAATATCACATTTTTTCTTTTTACTAATTCCCTACATTTTAACTCCCTGGATACTCTATTATTCATTTAAATACATAACCTCAAAAAAATCAAAGTACTTAATAACAACTTCATTCCTGCTTTCATTCTTCGGACTTGCTCCAAATCCTCCAACAGTAATAATATCACTAATTATAATAGTATGGACAATATTAACATTTAAATTTATTAATAAATGGTCCTTTAAAGAATTACTAACAAAAGGAATAAAAATTGCTTCTTTAAGTTTTTTATTGTCTTTTTGGTGGATTTTACCTATACTCACATACAAACTCTATTTCACAAATCAATTTATTAAAACATTACACATGGAATTGTTTTACAGTGGAAATTCAACATTGCTAAACGTTTTTCACTTATCCGGATATTGGGAATTATTTATTATTCACTATAGAATGAAAGTATTCTATTTCTCGGATATACTATGGAAAATAAGACCTGTTTTAATAATATTAAGTGCTTTAATCATATTTGGTGCATTTATTTATTATAAAACCACAAATAACAGAAAGGATAAAATAATACTGCTTTCTTATTTCATACTGTTCCTTTTTGGATTATTATTAGCACAAGGTTATCATCCAACTTCAATAATAAAGGATATTTATTTCTATCTAATAACTCACTCTCCATTCTTTGGAACATTTAGAAATAACTATAAATGGGTTGCAATTCTTGCCTTTTGCTACTCTATATTTATTCCTTATGCTTATTTAGGCTATAAAAACTTACTAAATAAATTAACAAATAACCAAAAAATAAGAAAAACATTACCTTATTTAATTATAATTTTATTTTTACTAACCTCTTCATTTCCAATTTGGACTGGAACTTTAATCAACCACTATTTCGAAGGAATTCCACAGGAAAGTTATGAAGTTTCAAATTACTTAAACGGCCAAATAAAAGAGGACTATGGAAAAGTAATGATTATGCCTGGAACTTGGTTATCTTATTATAAATGGGGTTATTACTCCACTAATAGACCAATATTTGTATCATTTATTGAAGATAGAAGTGCTTTAATCTATAGATATGGTGGGGAACCTCCTTTAAGTTGGTATGGCAAAGAATTAGTTGATGATATGCTATATAGAAGATTCTTTGAATTTAATATATCAACACTAAAAAACTTGGGGATAAAGTATATTCTGATAGATAGAACCTTAGATACAAGATTAGGAAAAGAAGCATTACCTACAGCAGATGTAGAAAGAATTGAAGAGCATTTAAAGAAAAAAGGGTTTAAATTAATATATAAAGGCAAAAACTACTCGGTATATAAATTACCTAATGCTTCAAGTTCTTTAATATGGATTCCAAGTAAAATTTATTATATTAATGGTAGCTTAACAACAAATGATAAATTCATATTGATAAATACTTTTGATATTAGAAAAGTTGCAATTGTAAATTCAAAATCTTCCATAAATAAAATTAATTTCACAAAGAAAAACGAGACCTATGTAATTGACATAACAAATCAAAATTTAGGGAGATTTCGTTATGGAACATGGCCATGGGTCTATAAAGAAGATAAAATATCTGTATCGCAATCTAATAATTCGTTAGATATTAACCTTAGTCTTCATGAGAAGTATTCAGTAGGGCAAGTGGGAATCGAATTTTACAATCCAATTGATTTAAGTAATTCAATCGTTAAGGTAAGAATTAAACCAGATAAACCACTATATAATTTAGGACTACAGGTATTTTTAATGGATGAAAACAAATTATGGACACATCAACCTCCTCTATATTTAGATAACTTTGAAAATACTTCAAAGATTTATGAGATAAACCTTTCCTTAGATGATGTAACAGACATTAATAAAAGAAAAATAAAATGGATTCAAATAGGATTTGAAAATCGGAACGATTATCCAGTCAATTGGACATTAAAATTAGACAAGGATATAAATATTGAAAAAGAGATTTTATTGATAGACATGAAAAATAATAACAATGAGACTAAAATTTTTAACAATTACAAACTAAACTACACCAAAATCAATCCAACCTTATGGAAAGTTCAGGTAAATGCAACGAAACCATTTATGCTTTCATTTGCTGAAAGCTATGATCCACTATGGGAAGCAAGAATATACAAAGATGGAAAATTAGTAGAGAAAGTTTCTCCAGTTCCATTATATGGAGTAATAAATGGTTTCTACATAAATGAAACTGGAAATCTAAAAATAGTCATCAGATACAAACCACAAGATTGGTTTGAAATTGGTTTAGCAACCTCTGGAATAACATTCTTGGCATGTATTACATATTTATTCTACGATTGGAGAAGAGAAAAAAGAAGTAGAGGGAAATCAACTTAA
- a CDS encoding glycosyltransferase family 9 protein, with protein sequence MEDSGVNKELIALKIAAYINNEVIIISILVIALPGLGDALMSTPMIKLLRKNFKDDEIEALTMQKATYEILETNPNLDNVYYFNFFKIGHFGSIKYLFESFRGKYDVSITIYPSYPKHYHVLSYLIGAKRRIAHKFNKGYFKEFHFLNTDLINAEEDKHNVINNVNLLKPLDIVISENEIKKMNLELYLTDEDEEKGRIFFEENGIDYDKAIFIHNGSSRVKKGSEKRRLPLSKLKELINLILRKDYQILFNIGPEEKYMKKFLIENFKSLIDKKIYLVEGFRIREVASIIKRCKKVFVTDSGIMHISAALGKETVCFFGPTDVRKVHPWNTKHEIITAGFECSPCYWHYSMREFECNHSEYKKNSEVFPCTEKIDIKKS encoded by the coding sequence ATGGAGGATAGTGGTGTTAATAAAGAACTTATAGCCTTAAAAATTGCTGCATATATCAATAACGAGGTGATTATTATATCAATATTAGTCATTGCCTTGCCAGGTTTAGGAGACGCTTTAATGTCAACACCAATGATTAAATTACTTAGGAAAAATTTCAAAGATGATGAAATTGAGGCATTAACTATGCAAAAAGCCACTTATGAAATCTTAGAAACGAATCCAAATTTAGATAATGTTTATTATTTTAATTTTTTTAAGATAGGACATTTTGGTTCTATAAAATACTTATTTGAGAGTTTTAGAGGAAAATACGATGTTTCAATTACAATATATCCCTCCTATCCAAAGCATTATCATGTTTTGAGTTATTTAATTGGGGCTAAAAGAAGAATAGCACATAAATTTAACAAAGGTTATTTTAAAGAGTTCCATTTTTTAAATACTGATCTAATTAATGCTGAAGAGGATAAACACAATGTTATTAATAACGTAAATTTGCTGAAACCTCTTGATATTGTTATTAGTGAAAATGAAATTAAAAAAATGAATTTAGAGTTATATTTAACTGATGAAGATGAAGAAAAAGGCAGGATATTTTTTGAAGAAAACGGTATTGATTATGACAAAGCAATTTTCATCCATAATGGAAGCTCAAGAGTTAAAAAAGGTAGTGAAAAAAGAAGACTGCCATTAAGTAAATTAAAAGAACTCATCAATTTAATATTACGTAAAGATTATCAAATTTTATTTAACATAGGCCCTGAAGAAAAATATATGAAAAAATTTTTAATAGAAAATTTTAAATCCCTAATAGACAAAAAAATTTATCTTGTTGAAGGTTTTAGAATAAGAGAAGTAGCATCAATTATTAAAAGATGTAAAAAAGTTTTTGTAACTGATTCAGGAATAATGCACATATCTGCTGCTCTTGGGAAAGAAACAGTATGTTTTTTTGGGCCTACTGATGTGAGAAAAGTTCATCCTTGGAATACTAAACATGAAATAATAACTGCTGGCTTTGAATGCTCTCCTTGTTATTGGCATTATTCTATGAGAGAATTTGAGTGTAATCATTCAGAATATAAGAAAAATAGTGAAGTATTCCCATGTACAGAAAAGATTGATATTAAAAAGTCTTAG
- a CDS encoding mannose-1-phosphate guanylyltransferase/mannose-6-phosphate isomerase gives MKSIILAGGVGSRLFPLSREYYPKQFIKFKAFEKSLFQLTFERTLKLSNIKDIYIITNEKHKFLVLGQIEELGYNFKEENILIEPIGKNTLPAIYYGVKVIKERDGDDAVAVFPSDHLIKNEDEFIKIIKEGVKLADNYLITFGIKPNKPHTGYGYIKPGEKLDIGYKVDEFKEKPDLETAKKYIENGYLWNSGMFLFKTDIFEEEVKKYCPEVYEAFKEDDINNVYRKVPDISIDYGIMEKSDRVAVIPINIKWSDLGSFDAIYDVFDKDDNGNIIHGENVILNSKNNLIYTHGGKLASLIGVDDLIVVDTRDVLLICNKGDSQKVKDIVKYLKQKGDERVLFHKKVYRPWGWYEVLEEGRFYKVKKITVLPGKNLSYQLHYHRSEHWVVVKGMARVVIEGEEKFVRSGESIFVRSGLKHRLENPGKIPLEVIEIQVGEYLGEDDIVRFEDDWNRK, from the coding sequence ATGAAATCTATTATCTTAGCGGGGGGTGTAGGAAGTAGATTATTCCCTCTAAGTAGGGAATATTACCCAAAACAATTTATAAAGTTCAAAGCATTTGAAAAATCTCTCTTCCAACTAACTTTTGAAAGAACTTTAAAGTTATCAAATATAAAAGATATCTACATAATAACTAATGAAAAGCATAAGTTTTTGGTTTTAGGGCAGATAGAAGAATTAGGCTACAACTTCAAAGAAGAAAATATATTAATAGAGCCGATAGGAAAAAATACTCTCCCAGCAATCTATTATGGAGTTAAAGTTATAAAAGAAAGAGACGGAGATGACGCTGTCGCTGTTTTCCCTTCCGACCATTTAATTAAAAATGAAGATGAATTTATAAAAATAATTAAAGAAGGGGTTAAGTTAGCAGATAATTATTTAATAACTTTTGGAATAAAGCCAAATAAACCCCATACAGGCTATGGATACATAAAACCAGGAGAAAAATTAGATATTGGTTATAAAGTTGATGAATTTAAAGAAAAGCCTGACTTAGAAACAGCAAAAAAATACATTGAAAATGGTTATTTATGGAATAGTGGGATGTTTCTCTTTAAGACAGATATTTTTGAAGAAGAGGTTAAAAAATACTGCCCAGAAGTTTATGAGGCGTTTAAAGAAGATGATATAAATAATGTTTATAGAAAAGTCCCTGACATTTCAATCGATTACGGTATTATGGAGAAGTCAGATAGAGTGGCAGTTATTCCAATAAACATAAAATGGAGTGATTTAGGTAGCTTTGATGCTATATATGATGTTTTTGATAAGGACGATAATGGAAATATCATCCATGGGGAAAATGTTATCTTAAATTCGAAAAATAATCTCATATATACTCATGGTGGAAAATTAGCTTCTTTAATTGGAGTTGATGATTTGATTGTCGTTGATACAAGGGATGTTTTATTAATCTGTAATAAAGGAGATAGTCAGAAAGTTAAAGATATTGTTAAATATTTAAAACAAAAAGGTGATGAAAGGGTTTTATTCCACAAGAAAGTTTATAGGCCATGGGGATGGTATGAAGTTTTGGAAGAGGGAAGATTTTATAAAGTTAAAAAAATAACTGTTCTACCTGGAAAAAACCTGAGCTATCAACTACATTATCATAGGAGTGAGCATTGGGTTGTTGTTAAAGGAATGGCAAGAGTTGTTATTGAGGGAGAGGAAAAATTTGTTAGAAGTGGAGAGAGTATTTTTGTTAGAAGTGGTTTAAAGCATAGGTTAGAAAATCCTGGAAAGATTCCTTTGGAGGTTATAGAGATACAGGTTGGAGAGTATTTGGGAGAGGATGATATTGTAAGATTTGAGGATGACTGGAATAGGAAATAA
- a CDS encoding oligosaccharide flippase family protein, whose protein sequence is MEQKLAKHSLIMIVFSLSMAFFNYLYQLFMGRLLTPEEYGILFSLINIFYIFSVLSTTVQTTMTKYTSQLKAKNQLNKISYFWRYALKKSFTFGAITTILFFIITPFLSNYLHFPSQIPALVLFLSILFAYAMPTNQGILQGLQRFIPLGITQTLWAFLKLVLGVVFVYLGFSVSGALAPFLIANVIVFIISFYFIKDLIKTKSEPFKIPNLYKYSTLTLLALLTYTTSFSIDTILAKHYLTDFLAGIYSSISVLGKIILFAPGGIAIVLFPKASELKEKGLNHFNLFIKALILTIILTLPILLLFKFFPELIVKIIFGEKYLKAIPYLFKYSLAMFFFAISGLMMNYLLSLGVTRISYALTLTLIIEIVGITLFHLDINQIVDAVLLLSMFSSIIQIPFLVKVRGRL, encoded by the coding sequence ATGGAGCAAAAATTAGCAAAACATAGTTTAATAATGATAGTATTTAGTTTATCAATGGCATTTTTTAACTACCTCTATCAACTTTTTATGGGGAGGTTACTAACTCCAGAGGAGTATGGAATTTTATTTTCTTTAATAAATATTTTTTATATTTTTAGTGTCTTATCCACAACAGTCCAAACTACAATGACAAAATACACATCCCAATTAAAAGCAAAAAATCAACTCAATAAAATCTCCTATTTTTGGAGATATGCTTTAAAAAAATCCTTCACATTTGGAGCAATAACCACAATTTTATTTTTCATAATAACCCCTTTCTTGTCAAATTACCTCCATTTCCCTTCACAAATACCTGCATTAGTATTATTTTTATCTATATTATTTGCCTATGCAATGCCTACAAATCAGGGGATCTTGCAAGGTTTGCAAAGATTTATTCCATTGGGAATAACTCAAACACTATGGGCGTTCTTAAAACTTGTATTAGGGGTTGTGTTTGTATATTTAGGATTTAGCGTTAGTGGAGCATTAGCACCATTTTTAATTGCAAATGTTATTGTTTTCATTATCTCATTCTACTTCATAAAAGATTTAATAAAGACAAAATCAGAACCATTTAAAATCCCTAATCTTTATAAATACTCAACTTTAACTTTATTGGCATTATTGACTTACACAACAAGTTTTTCAATAGATACTATCTTAGCAAAACACTACCTAACCGATTTTTTAGCTGGGATTTATTCATCTATTTCTGTATTAGGAAAAATAATTTTATTTGCCCCAGGCGGAATAGCAATAGTTTTATTCCCAAAAGCATCAGAATTAAAAGAAAAAGGGCTTAATCATTTCAATTTATTTATAAAAGCACTAATATTAACAATTATTTTAACATTGCCTATCTTGTTACTATTCAAATTCTTTCCAGAACTGATTGTAAAAATCATTTTTGGAGAAAAATATCTAAAGGCAATTCCATATTTATTTAAGTATAGTTTAGCAATGTTTTTCTTTGCAATTTCTGGGCTGATGATGAATTATCTTTTATCGTTGGGAGTAACAAGGATATCTTATGCTTTAACTTTAACTTTAATAATTGAAATAGTTGGTATAACTTTATTCCATTTAGATATAAACCAAATAGTAGATGCTGTTCTACTGTTATCAATGTTCTCATCTATAATACAAATACCATTTTTAGTAAAAGTTAGAGGGAGATTATGA
- a CDS encoding glycosyltransferase family 2 protein yields MNKNPLVSIVIPTHNRKKHVERLINSILENTYKNIEIIVVDDDSTDGTYEYLKGKFSNLTNFKIVRNDKNLLVSGSRNKGISLSKGELIFLIDDDNILDKKCIENLVKVLISDNKIGMVGPIMYYWKDKKRIWSAGTKRNMITSRTYFIGRDLPLPNEEIWEIDDFPNAFMVKREVIEKVGVFDDKTFPIHYEDSDFGERIRKAGYKIVCNSKAIIWHDMPLPEEVKDKSRLFHCHNEFRAYYCGKNRIMYHKKYSKWWQFLIFILVFNWLVAGYYLKVILFESKKPLKERLKISKAYLRGIIEGYLLLLYSF; encoded by the coding sequence ATGAATAAAAATCCCCTGGTTTCTATAGTAATTCCAACACACAATAGAAAAAAACACGTTGAACGGTTAATAAATTCAATTTTAGAAAATACTTATAAAAATATTGAAATAATTGTAGTAGATGATGATTCAACTGATGGAACTTACGAATATCTAAAAGGAAAATTTAGTAATTTGACCAATTTCAAAATTGTAAGAAATGATAAAAATTTATTGGTATCAGGTAGTAGAAATAAAGGCATAAGTTTATCAAAAGGCGAATTGATTTTTTTAATTGATGATGATAATATATTAGACAAGAAATGTATTGAAAATTTAGTAAAAGTTCTCATTTCAGATAATAAAATAGGAATGGTTGGACCCATAATGTATTATTGGAAAGATAAAAAAAGAATTTGGTCAGCAGGAACAAAAAGAAACATGATAACAAGTAGAACTTATTTTATTGGCAGGGATTTACCTTTACCAAACGAAGAAATATGGGAAATAGACGATTTTCCCAACGCTTTTATGGTAAAACGGGAAGTGATAGAAAAAGTTGGAGTATTTGACGATAAAACCTTCCCTATTCATTATGAAGACTCAGACTTTGGAGAAAGAATCAGAAAGGCAGGATATAAAATTGTTTGTAACTCTAAAGCAATAATTTGGCATGATATGCCACTACCTGAAGAGGTTAAGGATAAATCAAGATTATTTCATTGCCATAATGAATTTAGAGCATACTATTGTGGAAAAAATAGAATAATGTATCATAAAAAATACTCTAAATGGTGGCAATTTTTGATTTTTATTTTGGTTTTTAATTGGCTTGTAGCAGGATATTATTTAAAAGTTATATTGTTTGAATCTAAAAAACCACTTAAAGAGAGATTGAAAATATCAAAGGCTTATTTAAGAGGTATTATAGAGGGATATTTGTTATTATTGTATAGTTTTTAG
- a CDS encoding glycosyltransferase family 4 protein, with protein sequence MKILVVNWRSIKDPEAGGAEVHIHEILRRLPKNFKIDFVSSTFKGCKKIKKIENYTVYRIPNKYLFNFIFPIYWFFKLRKNNYDVVIDDISKIPLGTPLYIKNIPIIGIVHHIHAKTLFTELNPFLALYIYIMEKFMLRFYRKHKMITVSKSSKSELEELGFSDVEIVYNGVDYEPLTEFLKLKKSNEPIIIYLGRLKKYKRVDNIIKAFKIVKNEIPSAKLWIVGLGDEKDRLKKLVKDLKLNDVIFWGYVSEKEKFELLRKSWVYVICSEKEGFGISVIEANALGTPAVGYRVSGLVDSIKDGYNGLLVEEGDITKLSETLINLLKDDDLRNRLSENAIKWAKRFSWDRSAKDFERGLGMVVNNE encoded by the coding sequence ATGAAAATTTTGGTAGTAAATTGGAGAAGTATTAAAGACCCCGAGGCTGGAGGGGCTGAAGTTCATATTCATGAAATATTAAGAAGATTACCTAAAAATTTTAAAATTGACTTTGTTTCTTCAACTTTTAAAGGTTGTAAAAAAATTAAAAAAATTGAAAACTATACCGTTTATAGAATTCCCAACAAATACTTATTTAACTTTATATTTCCAATATATTGGTTTTTTAAATTACGAAAAAATAATTATGACGTTGTTATTGATGATATATCAAAAATACCTCTTGGTACTCCACTTTATATTAAAAACATTCCAATAATTGGAATTGTTCACCATATTCATGCAAAAACTTTATTTACCGAGTTAAATCCGTTCTTAGCATTATATATTTATATTATGGAAAAATTTATGCTGAGATTTTATAGAAAACACAAAATGATTACTGTTTCCAAGTCTTCAAAAAGTGAGCTGGAAGAACTTGGATTTTCAGATGTTGAAATTGTATATAACGGAGTTGATTATGAGCCTTTAACTGAATTTTTAAAATTGAAAAAATCTAATGAACCAATAATTATTTATTTAGGTAGATTAAAAAAGTACAAGAGAGTTGATAATATTATTAAAGCATTTAAAATAGTAAAAAATGAAATACCCAGCGCTAAATTGTGGATTGTAGGTTTGGGGGATGAAAAAGATAGATTGAAAAAACTTGTTAAGGATTTGAAGTTAAATGATGTAATTTTTTGGGGATATGTTTCCGAAAAAGAAAAATTTGAACTACTAAGAAAATCTTGGGTCTATGTAATTTGTTCAGAAAAAGAAGGTTTTGGAATATCAGTCATTGAAGCTAACGCCTTAGGAACTCCTGCTGTTGGTTATAGAGTTTCAGGATTGGTAGATTCTATTAAAGATGGCTATAATGGTTTGTTAGTGGAAGAGGGGGATATTACAAAACTTTCTGAAACTTTAATCAATTTATTGAAAGACGATGATTTAAGGAATAGATTAAGTGAAAATGCTATTAAATGGGCTAAAAGGTTCAGTTGGGATAGGAGTGCTAAGGACTTTGAAAGGGGCTTGGGGATGGTGGTAAATAATGAATAA